Genomic window (Bacillus pumilus):
AAACGTGACAGTGGATGCTGCCACCCTTTGCCTGAAGACCGGGAATGCAGTTATTCTTAGGGGAAGCTCTTCTGCCATTCATAGTAATAAAGCGATCGTTAAGGTCATTCATGAAGCGCTTCAAACGACAGATATTCCAGTAGACAGTGTACAATTGATTGAAGATACAGGTCGTGAAACGGCGAAAACGCTGTTCACTTTAAATGATTACTTAGATGTTCTCATTCCGCGCGGCGGGAAAAATTTAATAGATCTAGTTGTGAGAGAATCCACAGTACCAGTGCTTGAGACAGGTGCAGGCAATTGTCATATGTACATTGATGAAACAGCGAAATATGAAATGACTGAGCAGATTGTGATCAATGCCAAAACCCAAAGACCATCTGTTTGCAATGCGATCGAGAGCATTGTTATTCATGAACATTGGGCAAAAACATATGGTGCTTCGTTATTTGAAGCGCTTCATGCAAATGGAGTAGACATACGGGGCGATGAAGCTGTCTGTGCGCTTACTTCTAGTGCTACATTAGCGACGGCAGAGGACTATGAAACGGAGTTTTTAGCACCGATTGTCAGTATTAAAATCGTAGCCAGCATAGAAGAGGCGATTCAGCATATTCAAACGTATAGCTCCAAGCACTCAGAAGCGATTATTACAGAAAATGATCAGCATGCGTCACTTTTCTTAACGGCTGTTGACGCTGCCGCTGTCTATCATAATGCCTCCACGAGATTCACGGATGGCTTTGAATTTGGCTACGGAGCGGAAATTGGCATTAGTACACAAAAACTGCATGCAAGAGGCCCAATGGGTCTACCAGCCTTAACCTCTGAAAAATTTGTCATTCGTGGTCAAGGACAAATAAGAGAATAACGAATTCAAAAGAGAGTCTTGTGACAATAGGCTCTCTTTTTCTTTTCATTTTTGTATTTCTCCGGTCAAGTATGATAAAATATGGTAATGTTTTATATTTTGAGAAGATTGGAGAAGGCAACGTATGGCGAAAATCATTCCCTCTTCGGATATTGGAGTGAAAATCAACAAGTGGTATGA
Coding sequences:
- a CDS encoding glutamate-5-semialdehyde dehydrogenase codes for the protein MNEVLEKAKKASAAKDQLLLKTTEQKNAALHAIANALKVSSAYLVEENKKDVQAAEEKQFTPSVIDRITLTKERIEAIADATLQLIHLKDPIGETLETIQKENGLFIEKVRVPLGTVGMIYEARPNVTVDAATLCLKTGNAVILRGSSSAIHSNKAIVKVIHEALQTTDIPVDSVQLIEDTGRETAKTLFTLNDYLDVLIPRGGKNLIDLVVRESTVPVLETGAGNCHMYIDETAKYEMTEQIVINAKTQRPSVCNAIESIVIHEHWAKTYGASLFEALHANGVDIRGDEAVCALTSSATLATAEDYETEFLAPIVSIKIVASIEEAIQHIQTYSSKHSEAIITENDQHASLFLTAVDAAAVYHNASTRFTDGFEFGYGAEIGISTQKLHARGPMGLPALTSEKFVIRGQGQIRE